Proteins from a genomic interval of Streptomyces sp. TLI_235:
- a CDS encoding WXG100 family type VII secretion target, which yields MTAQYSMKFGEVETVVADLRKATNDIRQQLSQLEGNVKQLVAHWSGDAVQNYEIKQKDWNDACARLEAALANSGRTLENVFHNTQSVERSNASMFTFGR from the coding sequence ATGACCGCCCAGTACAGCATGAAGTTCGGCGAGGTGGAGACCGTCGTCGCCGACCTCCGCAAGGCCACCAACGACATCCGCCAGCAGCTGAGCCAGCTGGAGGGCAACGTCAAGCAGCTGGTCGCCCACTGGTCCGGCGACGCCGTGCAGAACTACGAGATCAAGCAGAAGGACTGGAACGACGCCTGCGCCCGCCTCGAGGCCGCCCTGGCCAACTCGGGCAGGACGCTGGAGAACGTCTTCCACAACACCCAGAGCGTCGAACGGTCGAACGCGAGCATGTTCACCTTCGGCCGCTGA
- a CDS encoding WXG100 family type VII secretion target, whose amino-acid sequence MRIPLTPRQEAVLVPANFNFVDTNAMRTAVGRFQETESGLQNVLRNVDSQLAVLTSGWTGEVAKQYQQLMVEWSTQFNRIYTDLGDMVNILNTSIRQYESGNSSNLQAIATMQSNFSL is encoded by the coding sequence ATGCGCATCCCCCTCACTCCGAGACAAGAGGCGGTACTCGTGCCCGCAAACTTCAACTTCGTCGACACCAACGCCATGCGCACGGCGGTGGGCCGGTTCCAGGAGACCGAGAGCGGCCTCCAGAACGTCCTGCGCAACGTCGATTCCCAGCTGGCCGTGCTCACCAGCGGCTGGACCGGTGAGGTGGCCAAGCAGTACCAGCAGCTGATGGTCGAGTGGAGCACCCAGTTCAACCGCATCTACACGGACCTCGGCGACATGGTGAACATCCTCAACACCAGCATCCGGCAGTACGAGAGCGGCAACTCGAGCAACCTGCAGGCCATCGCCACGATGCAGAGCAACTTCTCCCTCTAG
- a CDS encoding TetR family transcriptional regulator (manually curated), translating to MSMSASSPAPLEGFPQLRRRTPVQARSRRTIEKILQAATEILVEAGLPALNTNAIAARAQVNISSLYAYFPDKMAIVQELSARFEDLRGQFLAEQLSGFAESGDWDTLIDAAIDGFVRLRVEVPGGADLRRALQAVPELRELDQQSTRRSAGFIADAICARNPEMERARAGAIALVISETVTRLLDLAFQGEPYDEVVVQELRVLTKRYLLPYVTP from the coding sequence GTGAGCATGTCAGCTTCGTCCCCAGCCCCCCTCGAAGGGTTCCCCCAGCTCCGGCGGCGGACACCGGTGCAGGCTAGGTCGCGCCGCACGATCGAGAAGATCCTTCAGGCTGCGACGGAAATCCTCGTGGAAGCGGGACTGCCCGCCCTGAACACCAATGCCATCGCGGCCCGGGCGCAGGTGAACATCTCCAGCCTCTACGCCTACTTCCCGGACAAGATGGCGATCGTGCAGGAGCTGTCGGCCCGTTTCGAGGACCTGCGGGGGCAATTCCTGGCAGAGCAGCTGAGTGGATTCGCCGAGAGCGGCGACTGGGACACGTTGATCGACGCCGCCATCGACGGATTCGTCCGGTTGAGGGTTGAAGTCCCCGGCGGCGCCGATCTGCGTCGCGCACTGCAGGCCGTTCCCGAGCTGCGCGAGCTGGACCAGCAGTCGACCCGGCGCTCGGCCGGCTTCATTGCGGACGCGATCTGTGCAAGGAATCCGGAGATGGAGCGTGCCCGTGCGGGTGCGATCGCCCTCGTGATATCGGAGACCGTCACCAGGCTGCTGGACTTGGCGTTTCAGGGCGAGCCCTACGACGAGGTGGTCGTGCAGGAGCTTCGGGTTCTCACCAAGCGCTACCTGCTGCCCTATGTCACGCCGTGA
- a CDS encoding amino acid ABC transporter substrate-binding protein (PAAT family) (manually curated): MIRTRTGRVVAVVGLTISLAAACGAPAKSADGSSELFRKLPRSYQSAREILVGSDIRTPPLEYRGPDGSVTGMEADLAAAMGERLGVRFRFVDTPFDGLIRGLQAKKYDLVLSGMTDTPARRDGRDAASHQVNEGVDFVDYFMAGTAVVAAKGNPKKITSFDGLCGKSIALRSGTIHEEFTRKQSQYCSAPQVSKGGIVIQQVQSEAEAFAAVAGGQADATMTDYPVAVYQVQTVGNGNRLEVAMSQIRPKPYGMAVRKEDGALAESLVQAMEKMMSDGTYQEILKKWNLEQGAVYSAMINSG, translated from the coding sequence TTGATCAGAACAAGAACCGGTCGGGTTGTTGCGGTTGTCGGTCTGACGATTTCCCTTGCTGCGGCATGCGGGGCGCCGGCCAAATCGGCCGACGGCAGTTCGGAACTCTTCCGCAAACTGCCGAGGAGCTATCAGAGCGCCCGGGAAATCCTCGTGGGATCCGACATCAGGACCCCGCCGCTGGAGTACCGGGGGCCGGACGGCTCGGTGACGGGAATGGAGGCGGACCTGGCCGCAGCCATGGGCGAACGGCTCGGGGTACGTTTCAGATTCGTCGACACCCCGTTCGACGGTCTCATCCGGGGGCTCCAGGCGAAGAAATACGACCTTGTCCTGTCGGGCATGACCGACACCCCGGCCCGCCGGGACGGCCGTGATGCAGCCAGCCATCAGGTCAACGAGGGAGTGGACTTCGTCGACTACTTCATGGCCGGCACCGCCGTCGTGGCGGCCAAGGGCAACCCGAAGAAGATCACCTCCTTCGACGGCCTGTGCGGGAAGAGCATCGCACTCAGATCCGGGACCATCCACGAGGAGTTCACCCGGAAGCAGTCCCAGTACTGCAGCGCTCCTCAGGTGAGCAAGGGCGGTATCGTGATCCAGCAGGTGCAGTCCGAGGCGGAGGCGTTCGCCGCAGTGGCCGGCGGGCAGGCGGACGCAACCATGACGGACTACCCGGTGGCCGTCTACCAGGTGCAGACCGTCGGGAACGGAAACCGTCTTGAAGTCGCCATGAGCCAGATCCGTCCGAAGCCCTACGGCATGGCGGTCAGAAAAGAGGACGGCGCACTGGCCGAATCTCTCGTCCAGGCCATGGAGAAGATGATGTCGGACGGCACATACCAGGAGATCCTGAAGAAATGGAACCTGGAACAGGGGGCCGTCTACTCCGCAATGATAAATTCTGGCTGA
- a CDS encoding putative Flp pilus-assembly TadE/G-like protein, whose protein sequence is MAAAPRIPRSEHGQVALLLLAACAAFLLFGVAVFQLGLSTDLRGRSRTAADAAALAGAGAVRQAWSRQVREAVEAEDWDRVRLLFDGPPGTADEAALAAARDYAARNDARLVDFSRHGTEVSVGLMTNTAVGGNLVKRAAIHGEASATADVRLRCTLQPLVRPAAPPGPQPTESAAPAPARLLCPGRRPVPLTGGSENSIDFSALFAVVLIG, encoded by the coding sequence GTGGCCGCAGCACCGCGCATTCCCCGTAGTGAGCACGGGCAGGTGGCTCTACTCCTTCTTGCGGCCTGTGCCGCGTTCCTCCTGTTCGGTGTCGCCGTCTTCCAACTCGGCCTCAGCACGGACTTGAGGGGTCGCAGCCGTACCGCGGCAGATGCCGCAGCACTGGCGGGAGCCGGTGCCGTCCGGCAGGCCTGGAGCCGCCAGGTCAGGGAAGCCGTCGAAGCGGAGGACTGGGACCGGGTCCGGCTCCTCTTCGACGGTCCCCCGGGCACAGCCGATGAAGCGGCGCTCGCAGCCGCTCGGGACTACGCCGCCCGTAACGATGCCCGGCTGGTCGACTTCTCCCGCCATGGCACAGAGGTCAGCGTCGGGCTCATGACCAACACCGCCGTCGGCGGCAACCTGGTGAAGCGGGCAGCGATCCACGGCGAGGCGTCCGCCACCGCAGACGTCCGTCTGCGGTGCACCCTGCAGCCGCTCGTTCGACCGGCGGCGCCCCCGGGCCCACAGCCGACCGAGTCGGCCGCCCCTGCCCCGGCCCGACTTCTCTGCCCCGGCCGCCGGCCCGTGCCGCTCACCGGAGGGAGCGAGAACTCGATCGACTTCTCCGCCCTCTTCGCCGTCGTCCTGATCGGATGA
- a CDS encoding acyl-CoA synthetase (AMP-forming)/AMP-acid ligase II has product MLPAFTLAALLRSIGQELFVSDWMVLGRGHQSPDPSEAVLLALLDDAHDKHLGPGFGRSRRLSHATDRISILQPVPPGSRVRLRAELMALAERTGRLHCTTRNTFELADVAGPVAVVDRTSVFRLGADGVGSFDEQGRPRDCLPTWVRRPVDFLHHWARRAPESELDVLGDRRRTYGEGDRDVRQCAAALVRAGVRRGERVAVLTTPRPEFLTILLALSEIGAAWVGLHPRQTLDEFSHIVDDSGARMLFTLAHHLGHSYETDVAALTSRFPSLRRVVTIGGSWSEDGTAGRLTTTFEEFLAEGTTLPETRLREARNACRPDDVAALVYTSGTTGKPKGAMISAGALSRGCIVQAARQHLSQPRVLAYLPVNHLAGVMDVGVMPVALGGCLVYQEHFDPDGVLDLLQRERITVWGGIPTMFQLVTERAGFGSTDLSALERITWGGAPMPTRLIGRLRRTGAKLGMIYGLTEACVALTYSDDDADDEALATTIGKPGPDTELRIADEQGRPVADGEIGEIQSRTPCVMLGYFGMPEATAASFTEDGYLRTGDQAVRLPDGNIRLVGRLVEMYKSGGLNVYPREVEAVLERHPAVLAAAVVPAPDPLYHEVGVAYVAVSSDRQPTVPELEELCRQSLANYKRPKRFSIRAELPMLPNGKIDKQTLTAWARGRDTPA; this is encoded by the coding sequence ATGCTTCCCGCCTTCACCTTGGCTGCGTTGCTTCGATCGATAGGGCAGGAACTCTTCGTCAGCGACTGGATGGTTCTGGGGCGCGGCCATCAGAGCCCGGACCCGTCCGAGGCCGTCCTGCTGGCCTTGCTCGACGATGCCCACGACAAGCATCTGGGACCCGGCTTCGGTCGAAGTCGCCGACTGAGCCATGCGACGGACCGCATCAGCATCCTGCAACCCGTCCCTCCCGGCTCCCGGGTCCGCCTGCGCGCCGAACTCATGGCACTGGCCGAGCGCACGGGCCGACTCCACTGCACAACCCGCAACACGTTCGAGCTGGCGGACGTGGCCGGGCCGGTCGCTGTCGTGGACCGGACCTCCGTCTTCCGCCTCGGCGCCGACGGAGTCGGATCCTTCGACGAGCAGGGTCGGCCCCGTGACTGCCTGCCCACGTGGGTACGGCGCCCGGTCGACTTCCTGCACCACTGGGCCCGGCGTGCGCCCGAGTCGGAGCTGGACGTCCTCGGGGACAGACGCCGTACCTATGGTGAGGGCGATCGAGACGTGCGGCAGTGTGCCGCAGCCCTGGTCCGCGCCGGGGTCCGGCGTGGTGAGCGGGTGGCCGTCCTCACGACGCCCAGGCCTGAATTCCTCACGATCCTGCTCGCCCTCTCCGAGATCGGGGCCGCCTGGGTCGGGCTCCACCCCCGGCAGACGCTCGACGAGTTCTCCCATATCGTCGACGACAGCGGCGCCCGCATGCTGTTCACCCTCGCCCACCATCTGGGTCACAGCTACGAGACGGATGTCGCCGCTCTGACCTCCCGCTTCCCGTCGCTCCGGCGCGTCGTCACGATCGGCGGGAGCTGGTCCGAGGACGGCACCGCCGGGCGACTGACAACCACCTTCGAGGAGTTCCTCGCCGAGGGCACTACCCTCCCCGAAACCCGGCTGCGGGAAGCCCGCAACGCCTGCCGACCCGACGACGTCGCGGCGCTTGTCTACACCTCGGGCACCACCGGGAAACCGAAGGGAGCCATGATCTCGGCCGGCGCACTAAGCCGCGGCTGCATTGTGCAGGCAGCCCGCCAGCACCTGTCGCAACCCCGCGTACTGGCGTACCTGCCGGTCAACCACCTCGCCGGGGTGATGGACGTCGGTGTCATGCCAGTGGCGCTCGGCGGATGTCTGGTCTACCAAGAGCACTTCGACCCAGATGGGGTGCTGGATCTCCTGCAACGCGAACGGATCACCGTGTGGGGCGGGATTCCCACCATGTTCCAACTGGTCACCGAACGAGCGGGCTTCGGCTCGACCGACTTGAGTGCCCTGGAGCGGATCACCTGGGGCGGTGCACCCATGCCGACCCGGCTCATCGGCCGCCTGCGCCGCACCGGGGCGAAGCTGGGGATGATCTACGGCCTCACCGAAGCATGCGTCGCCCTCACCTACAGCGACGACGACGCCGATGACGAAGCTCTGGCCACCACCATCGGCAAGCCCGGCCCCGACACGGAGCTCCGGATCGCCGACGAGCAGGGACGCCCGGTCGCCGACGGCGAGATTGGCGAGATCCAGAGCCGCACTCCCTGCGTCATGCTGGGCTACTTCGGCATGCCCGAAGCGACCGCAGCCTCTTTCACCGAGGACGGATATCTGCGTACCGGGGACCAGGCGGTCCGTCTGCCCGACGGCAACATCCGGCTGGTCGGCCGGCTTGTGGAGATGTACAAGTCCGGTGGGTTGAACGTGTATCCGCGTGAGGTCGAGGCGGTGCTCGAACGCCACCCCGCAGTGCTCGCGGCAGCCGTGGTCCCGGCGCCGGACCCGCTCTACCACGAGGTGGGCGTCGCCTACGTCGCCGTTTCGTCCGACCGTCAGCCGACGGTGCCAGAGCTCGAGGAGCTGTGTCGACAGTCCCTGGCGAACTACAAGCGACCCAAACGCTTCTCCATCAGAGCCGAACTGCCGATGCTGCCCAACGGGAAGATCGACAAGCAGACCCTGACGGCGTGGGCGCGCGGCCGGGACACACCCGCCTGA
- a CDS encoding amino acid/polyamine/organocation transporter (APC superfamily) — protein MLIRNTPGQPAENGAEPGLHGDLSTPKVAALSLSAAAPLVAIAGTVPLSMSIGNGAGVPGTYLLATLTLLCFAVGYAAISRRVASTGGFYTYVLASLGRPPAAAAGVLALIAYNALVVALAGGIGYFTGLVIQMLWDRTLPWWPFSLLFIAVMAVMGYRKIDLSGRVLAVLMTFEIAILTALDIAIVAAKGAAAFPTEAFAPRTVFSGAPGVALMFAFGSFCGFEAIAVYARETRRPARSIPRATYASVVVIGIFFCLTSWLAVGAVGVDQARATAEEKQGLLFLSLARSYVGTSMMTILAVLIVTSAFACLLAAHNAASRYLYTLGREGLMPRAVGRAHPRHRSPHAASLAQSTLCIVIVTAYAVAGLDPYRNLTTTMSGVSTLGIVLLEVLVSCSVVVYFWRDPARHWWRTTVAPAVGGVGLMAATVLIWANFDTLAGTDSVVVNSFPWLVVVLALAAALWTLRLRRSNPLSYALLGSTVGEPSEGTAPRQAP, from the coding sequence GTGCTGATTCGCAACACACCAGGCCAGCCTGCGGAGAACGGCGCGGAACCCGGGCTGCACGGCGACCTGTCCACTCCCAAGGTGGCGGCGCTCTCCCTGTCCGCCGCCGCCCCGCTCGTCGCGATAGCCGGCACCGTTCCGCTGTCGATGTCGATCGGGAACGGTGCCGGAGTCCCCGGCACCTACCTCCTGGCAACCCTGACCCTGCTCTGCTTCGCTGTCGGCTATGCCGCGATCAGTCGGCGTGTGGCCTCCACCGGTGGGTTCTACACGTACGTCCTCGCCTCCCTCGGGCGGCCCCCGGCCGCGGCGGCGGGAGTACTCGCGCTCATCGCCTACAACGCCCTGGTCGTCGCCCTCGCCGGCGGCATCGGCTACTTCACCGGGCTTGTCATCCAGATGCTGTGGGACCGCACCCTGCCCTGGTGGCCCTTCAGCCTGCTGTTCATCGCCGTGATGGCCGTCATGGGCTACCGGAAGATCGACCTGTCCGGACGCGTCCTCGCGGTCCTCATGACGTTCGAAATTGCGATCCTGACGGCCCTCGATATTGCGATCGTGGCAGCCAAGGGTGCCGCTGCCTTCCCCACCGAGGCATTCGCTCCACGCACGGTCTTCTCGGGTGCACCCGGCGTGGCCCTCATGTTCGCCTTCGGCTCCTTCTGCGGATTCGAGGCCATCGCCGTCTACGCCCGCGAGACCAGACGCCCGGCGCGCAGTATCCCCCGTGCCACCTACGCCTCGGTGGTAGTGATCGGCATCTTCTTCTGCCTGACCTCCTGGCTTGCGGTCGGCGCCGTCGGCGTCGACCAGGCTCGGGCCACGGCCGAGGAGAAGCAGGGCCTGCTGTTCCTCTCCCTGGCCCGCAGCTACGTGGGCACATCCATGATGACGATCCTTGCCGTGCTGATCGTCACCTCGGCCTTCGCCTGTCTGTTGGCAGCCCACAACGCCGCCTCCCGGTATCTCTACACGCTCGGCCGTGAGGGGCTCATGCCCAGAGCCGTCGGCCGTGCACACCCCCGCCACCGCTCGCCGCACGCCGCGAGCCTGGCCCAGTCCACGCTGTGCATCGTGATCGTCACCGCCTATGCCGTGGCCGGCCTGGATCCCTACCGCAACCTCACCACCACCATGAGCGGCGTCTCCACCCTGGGCATCGTGCTCCTGGAAGTGCTGGTCAGCTGCTCGGTCGTCGTCTACTTCTGGCGGGACCCGGCCCGACACTGGTGGCGCACCACCGTGGCTCCCGCGGTCGGAGGCGTCGGCCTGATGGCTGCCACCGTCTTGATCTGGGCCAACTTCGACACCCTGGCCGGAACGGACTCGGTCGTCGTCAACAGCTTCCCCTGGCTGGTGGTGGTGCTTGCGCTTGCCGCTGCCCTCTGGACCTTGCGGCTTCGCCGGAGCAACCCGCTCTCCTACGCCCTGCTCGGCAGCACCGTCGGGGAGCCGAGCGAAGGCACCGCGCCCCGTCAGGCGCCCTGA
- a CDS encoding uncharacterized membrane protein (UPF0127 family) yields the protein MAARACLAPLHAATLCVDGHPVGPVRIATSMAERTRGLLGMDGINGALLLSPASAVHTLGMRFAIDVAYLDRELRVLAVTTMRPWAVGRPRLRARHVLEAEAGRWLEWGIGLGSVLTMEDKALYREEIGPKCRIVRACVRVTRTCCCAPSLPGAKCKYRLAFCRTFSTAFAQKRNRGS from the coding sequence ATGGCTGCGCGCGCCTGTCTTGCTCCGCTGCATGCCGCGACTCTGTGCGTCGACGGCCATCCGGTGGGGCCGGTCCGCATCGCGACGTCGATGGCCGAGCGAACCCGGGGGCTTCTCGGCATGGACGGCATCAACGGGGCGCTGCTTCTCTCGCCGGCCTCTGCTGTCCACACCCTCGGCATGCGGTTCGCCATCGACGTGGCCTACCTCGATCGCGAGTTGAGAGTTCTGGCGGTCACCACGATGCGGCCGTGGGCCGTCGGACGGCCCCGGCTGCGGGCGCGGCACGTCCTGGAGGCCGAGGCGGGACGCTGGCTGGAGTGGGGGATCGGGCTCGGCTCCGTACTGACGATGGAAGACAAAGCCCTATATAGGGAAGAAATTGGACCAAAGTGTCGTATCGTTCGGGCATGTGTTCGCGTCACGCGGACCTGTTGTTGCGCGCCGTCCCTGCCAGGCGCTAAATGCAAGTATAGACTTGCATTTTGCCGAACCTTCTCCACCGCCTTCGCCCAGAAGCGGAACCGGGGCTCGTAG
- a CDS encoding RNA polymerase sigma-70 factor (ECF subfamily) produces MEPIRSRPRVPVCHHRPAAPTSLYGSHRCEADDCQQERADFVSRIYESHGDCLLKYVGRLLPGDPQGAEDIVQETFLRAWSHFPALESQQGTPRPWLFTVARNLVIDSVRRRRARPYEVSAEELTELPDEELLDNALLAQLLADALSQLVPAHREVLVHMHYWGRSGPETAALLGVPPGTVKSRMHKAVRAMRTVLYERGVSGTTCL; encoded by the coding sequence ATGGAACCCATCCGATCCAGGCCTCGGGTGCCCGTCTGTCACCACCGCCCGGCGGCACCCACCTCCCTGTACGGCTCCCATCGGTGCGAAGCCGATGACTGCCAGCAGGAACGGGCCGACTTCGTAAGCCGGATCTACGAGAGTCACGGCGATTGCCTGCTGAAGTATGTCGGCAGGCTTCTTCCCGGGGACCCGCAGGGTGCGGAGGACATCGTCCAGGAGACGTTCCTGCGGGCCTGGTCCCACTTTCCGGCGTTGGAGTCCCAGCAGGGCACCCCTCGCCCGTGGCTGTTCACTGTGGCCCGCAATCTCGTCATCGATTCCGTACGCCGCCGACGTGCGCGGCCCTACGAGGTGAGCGCGGAGGAGTTGACGGAGCTGCCCGATGAGGAGTTGCTGGACAACGCCCTGCTCGCCCAGTTGCTGGCCGATGCGCTCTCCCAACTCGTCCCGGCTCACCGGGAAGTGCTCGTGCACATGCACTACTGGGGGCGGTCCGGCCCCGAGACCGCAGCATTGCTGGGGGTCCCCCCGGGCACGGTCAAGTCGAGGATGCACAAGGCCGTCCGGGCCATGCGCACCGTGCTGTACGAGCGCGGCGTCAGCGGAACGACATGTCTGTGA